A stretch of Hydractinia symbiolongicarpus strain clone_291-10 chromosome 9, HSymV2.1, whole genome shotgun sequence DNA encodes these proteins:
- the LOC130656593 gene encoding pinin-like, producing MATDIIVELQQQRDSLKSNLQDVDESIKKLTGRDPAESRRMSTNRRIPLKRNSFGRPGSDQPPIKRMSTERRRWGTTSFSERNRLDSGGEEEEEKKPAVHSSVVATGKPIEPLQRPATEDKETKSRNRRMFGLLVGTLKQFKRESQVKTEQEAKQEEKLSKVEEQVQKDKQDALNERRELYQTKRDKQQELRKIEFKLEMAELSVEMKAHYEKFKDFIQLKSTPRVFYKPAIHNEKTEKLLEESKETMSESLEQRLKEIEMCNEEDTRMNSRHSSFRNGRLAGKTARDPIVIDPVPTKRDLFAEDADNDKREEELVKHDESMEAEKENVDADNKEAGVDEGKVVIQNETEGTSTNLKDVQDEFSTVTVEEVKDERRVVSNTYDVVDERVVKLSTDPTTTKDNDEKEVVASEMDDDVNIYGDVPQELDLFQSEGVV from the exons ATGGCTACAGATATTATTGTTGAGCTACAGCAACAGAGAGATTCCCTAAAATCTAATCTTCAAGATGTGGATGAGAGCATCAAGAAGTTGACAGGACGAGATCCAGCAGAGAGTAGAAG AATGTCGACTAATCGAAGAATCCCTTTAAAAAGGAATTCTTTTGGTAGGCCAGGTAGCGATCAACCACCAATAAAACGTATGTCTACAGAAAGAAGAAG gtgGGGAACAACATCGTTCTCTGAAAGGAATAGATTGGACAGTggaggagaagaagaagaagaaaaaaag CCTGCTGTTCATTCCTCTGTGGTTGCTACCGGTAAACCAATTGAACCCCTTCAAAGACCTGCTACTGAAGATAAAGAAACCAAAAgcag AAACAGACGCATGTTTGGTCTTCTTGTTGGTACATTGAAACAGTTCAAACGTGAAAGTCAAGTGAAAACAGAACAG GAAGCAAAACAAGAAGAGAAACTCTCAAAAGTTGAAGAACAGGTCCAAAAAGACAAGCAAGATGCACTCAATGAACGAAGAGAACTCTACCAAACAAAGAGAGACAAACAGCAGGAGCTCAGAAAGATTGAGTTCAAGTTAGAAATGGCGGAATTA AGTGTTGAAATGAAAGCTCATTATGAAAAGTTCAAAGATTTTATACAGTTAAAGTCGACACCAAGAGTGTTTTACAAACCTGCTATTCACAATGAAAAGACAGAGAAGCTTTTAGAAGAGTCCAAGGAAACTATGTCAG AATCGCTTGAACAACGTTTAAAAGAAATAGAGATGTGCAATGAGGAGGATACAAGGATGAATTCAAGGCATTCTTCATTTCGCAATGGTAGACTTGCTGGTAAGACTGCAAGAGATCCAATTGTTATAGACCCTGTTCCAACAAAACGTGACTTATTTGCTGAAGATGCAGACAATGATAAACGAGAAGAAGAATTGGTAAAGCATGATGAAAGTATGGAAgctgaaaaagaaaatgttgatgCTGATAATAAAGAGGCAGGTGTCGATGAGGGTAAAGTGGTCATTCAAAATGAAACAGAGGGTACTTCCACTAATTTAAAAGACGTACAGGACGAATTTTCCACAGTTACTGTTGAAGAAGTAAAAGATGAGAGGCGGGTAGTTTCTAATACTTATGATGTTGTTGATGAGCGGGTTGTTAAACTGAGTACTGATCCCACTACAACCAAAGATAATGATGAAAAGGAGGTAGTTGCATCGGAGATGGATGATGATGTCAATATCTACGGTGATGTGCCTCAAGAGTTAGATTTATTTCAGTCAGAGGGTGTAGTCTAG
- the LOC130656590 gene encoding aarF domain-containing protein kinase 1-like: MLKLNIFKRITFLNKLHSNKILKKRYFVYCSFASGAFLTWCACEGRSNETETGKDGSILKVKKRLQLEYNDRILHSSIVRFGRAAVAVVSVFTDYKYSLMGLDAETEKYKCLKSECHLRSAIKFRNLCSSNGGVFMKVAQHIGSLDFLFPAEYTETLKCFQYEAPASSFEDVCFVIETDTKQRMEELFSSFEQKPIGSASLAQVHKATLKNGEMVAVKVQHRTVKEHAFADAKVIEFFVNIATKMFPEFRFQWLVDQIKANLPLELDFLNEGKNCEKMGDILKCFKYLKVPQIYWKESTERVLFMEFCHGGVIDDLEYIRKNKIDVNDISTKLGRLYSEMIFVHGFIHCDPHPGNILVRKSEKDSRAEIILLDHGLYQTMDDDIRLAYCKLWQSMMESDVNGIKKYSEALNVGKYYNLFACIVAGRTWNSIQHGIDKKDLTAEELREVQEDAIKYITNITEVLELIPREMILIFKTNDLLRGLDGRLKTKATSGSFVTMAQCCLRAVYSNDMASTVSIVTKWRLSCAYAINNLRLLAYRFSLSPFGQVLVTILDQFKRSIDKVTNHVFVT; encoded by the exons atgttaaaattaaatatctTCAAAAGAATAACATTTCTAAACAAATTGCactcaaataaaattttaaagaagcgTTATTTTGTATATTGCTCATTTGCAAGTGGAGCCTTTTTAACATGGTGTGCATGTGAGGGAAGGAGTAATGAGACAGAGACAGGAAAAGATGGTAGCATTTTGAAAGTTAAGAAGCGCCTGCAGTTAGAATACAATGACAGAATCCTCCACAGTAGCATTGTGCGCTTTGGCAGAGCAGCCGTTGcg gttGTTTCTGTATTCACTGATTATAAATATTCCTTAATGGGGTTGGATGCTGAAACAGAAAAATACAAATGTTTAAAATCAGAG tgTCACCTGCGATCCGCTATAAAATTTCGAAACTTATGCTCCAGTAATGGAGGGGTGTTTATGAAAGTGGCACAACATATCGGTTCACTGGATTTCCTGTTTCCTGCAGAGTACACTGAAAcactaaaatgttttcagtatGAAGCTCCTGCAAGTTCGTTTGAAGATGTCTGCTTTGTTATAGAGACTGACACAAAACAAAGAATGGAAGAACTTTTTTCAAGCTTTGAGCAAAAACCAATCGGCTCTGCATCATTGGCTCAG gtTCATAAAGCCACACTTAAAAATGGCGAGATGGTAGCAGTTAAAGTTCAGCATAGAACGGTGAAAGAACATGCTTTTGCAGATGCTAAAGTGATCGAG TTTTTCGTCAACATTGCAACCAAGATGTTTCCTGAATTTCGATTTCAGTGGTTAGTCGATCAAATTAAGGCCAATTTGCCTTTAGAATTGGATTTTCTAAACGAAGGGAAGAACTGCGAGAAGATGGGggatattttaaaatgtttcaaaTATCTGAAG GTCCCGCAGATATATTGGAAGGAATCGACAGAAAGAGTTCTATTCATGGAGTTTTGTCATGGCGGTGTCATCGACGATCTAGAATACattcgaaaaaataaaattgatgttAACGAT ATATCAACAAAACTGGGTCGCCTGTACAGTGAGATGATCTTTGTGCATGGTTTTATTCACTGTGATCCTCATCCTGGTAATATCTTAGTGCGAAAAAGTGAAAAGGACAGTAGGGCAGAAATCATCTTGCTTGACCACGGCCTATATCAG ACGATGGATGACGATATTCGTCTTGCGTACTGCAAGTTGTGGCAAAGCATGATGGAATCCGACGTGAATGGGATCAAGAAATACAGTGAAGCGTTGAATGTGGGCAAGTACTACAACCTGTTTGCATGCATTGTTGCTGGAAGAACGTGGAACTCTATACAGCATGGTATCGATAAAAAAGATTTGACTGCTGAAGAG CTTCGAGAAGTTCAAGAAGATGCAATCAAGTATATCACCAACATTACAGAAGTGCTAGAGTTGATACCACGTGAGATGATTTTAATATTCAAAACAAACGATCTTCTGCGTGGACTTGACGgaaggttaaaaacaaaagccacATCGGGTTCCTTCGTAACTATGGCGCAATGTTGTTTGCGTGCTGTTTATAGCAACGATATGGCTAGCACCGTTTCCATAGTTACAAAATGGCGACTAAGTTGCGCATATGCAATTAATAATTTACGATTATTGGCGTATCGGTTTTCCCTGTCGCCCTTTGGTCAAGTTTTAGTCACTATTTTGGATCAATTTAAAAGAAGTATAGACAAAGTAACGAATCACGTGTTTGTCACGTGA
- the LOC130656246 gene encoding uncharacterized protein LOC130656246: MVMLKAVLLFQLVLVVKSQKKVPVQFVTEKYIHSESTEINHFNLRLCGGCLYDHQNANVNFNLPDKPWSPVLSYFLRAYVYDQHNHLIAVNKDTAGNFIESFTFPYYKTYGDLHIEVTTAQVTGGINYNVVVKFEKNATMERNKPSCQPRYVSSTSEVMNWEAYKRNVHMELAMIGNTYDLVSIFKTTKPGTVPTHGSVLLELDYCFNPAELPGYVEISVFANNELSGFGTYACPGSVRPCTTESTKFYDVSGAAVNFVHVDMTQAKDMGPVQVIIVGNGRSGGINNFTLGASRYSKHT, encoded by the exons ATGGTGATGTTAAAAGCAG TGTTATTATTTCAACTCGTCCTAGTGGTAAAATCACAGAAAAAAGTACCAGTCCAATTTGTCACTGAGAAATACATTCATTCAGAAAGTACAGAAATCAACCATTTTAATCTGCGCTTGTGTGGAGGATGTCTGTACGATCACCAAAATGCAAACGTGAATTTTAACCTACCGGACAAACCATGGAGTCCTGTTCTCA GTTACTTTCTAAGGGCATATGTATACGATCAGCATAATCATCTAATAGCGGTCAACAAAGACACAGCGGGTAACTTTATTGAGTCATTTACATTCCCCTACTATAAAACGTATGGCGACTTGCACATAGAGGTGACGACGGCTCAAGTAACAGGTGGCATCAATTACAACGTCGTTGTCAAATTTGAGAAGAATGCAACAATGGAAAGAAACAAACCAAGTTGTCAACCACGCTATGTATCAAGCACGAGTGAGGTGATGAACTGGGAAGCGTACAAAAGGAATGTGCACATGGAACTTGCAATGATCGGCAACACCTACGATCTAGTCTCCATCTTTAAGACGACAAAGCCTGGGACAGTCCCTACACATGGAAGTGTACTGCTGGAGTTAGATTACTGCTTCAACCCAGCCGAG TTACCAGGTTACGTGGAAATATCCGTTTTTGCAAATAATGAATTATCGGGTTTCGGAACATACGCATGCCCAGGTAGTGTGCGGCCATGCACGACGGAAAGCACAAAGTTTTATGACGTGTCTGGTGCGGCGGTCAACTTTGTACATGTCGATATGACGCAAGCGAAGGATATGGGACCTGTTCAAGTCATCATCGTTGGTAATGGTAGATCCGGTGGAATTAATAACTTCACCTTAGGCGCATCTAGATACAGCAAACACACCTAA